A genomic region of Tissierella sp. contains the following coding sequences:
- a CDS encoding PDZ domain-containing protein, producing the protein MYGLYQIVLFTIIDILNTLKSPFFIVVLCIIYFQYRKLGKLERENIGYRRAVIIKLIISAGFGMVGGIIATVVFLYLGVVIIPKDFMYILATVIILSVINPRYMCFAYGGGIVSLFSLITGYPSIQISQVMSVVAVLHIIESILILFDGGRSNLPIIIESEDQLVGGFNMNRFWPIPFVIFIGDGLIQPITLIAILSYGDYSFSSYPRKKVLKTSLNLFIYSLILLYISKNLDNLFLSPLFALLGHEYIILQNKASEEKRKPIFISPHKGVKVLQTNPNSIARKLNIKTGDILLSINGIEVKNRKDMEDIMRGRRNKITVEFFNIKTGLTTKRYYGKRKSLGLVIVPRDF; encoded by the coding sequence ATGTATGGTCTATATCAAATTGTGCTATTTACAATAATAGATATCTTAAATACTTTAAAATCTCCTTTTTTTATTGTAGTCCTCTGTATTATATACTTCCAATATAGAAAATTAGGGAAATTGGAAAGGGAGAATATAGGGTATAGGAGAGCTGTTATTATAAAGCTTATTATATCTGCTGGATTTGGAATGGTTGGAGGAATAATAGCTACAGTAGTATTTCTTTATTTAGGTGTAGTAATTATACCTAAGGATTTCATGTATATTCTAGCAACGGTAATTATACTATCAGTCATTAATCCTAGATATATGTGTTTTGCATATGGAGGAGGAATAGTGTCCTTATTTAGCTTAATCACAGGATATCCTAGTATACAAATATCTCAAGTCATGTCTGTAGTTGCAGTGCTTCATATAATAGAGAGTATACTTATTTTATTTGATGGAGGAAGGTCTAACTTACCTATTATAATAGAGTCAGAAGATCAATTAGTTGGTGGATTTAATATGAATAGATTCTGGCCTATACCCTTTGTAATCTTCATAGGGGATGGCCTAATACAACCTATTACTTTGATTGCAATACTAAGCTATGGTGATTATTCCTTCTCATCTTATCCTAGGAAGAAGGTATTGAAAACATCATTAAATCTATTTATATATAGTCTTATTCTATTATATATTTCTAAGAATTTAGATAATCTTTTTCTATCACCACTGTTTGCTTTACTAGGCCATGAATATATTATTTTACAGAACAAAGCTAGTGAAGAAAAAAGAAAGCCAATATTTATATCTCCACATAAGGGAGTAAAGGTATTACAAACAAATCCTAATAGTATAGCTAGAAAATTGAATATTAAAACTGGGGATATATTACTTTCAATAAATGGTATAGAGGTAAAGAACAGAAAAGACATGGAAGATATAATGAGAGGCAGGAGAAATAAAATAACAGTTGAATTCTTCAATATTAAAACTGGGCTAACCACTAAAAGATATTATGGAAAAAGAAAATCCCTAGGACTTGTTATAGTCCCTAGGGATTTTTAA
- a CDS encoding S41 family peptidase — MSKKKVISLIVVLLLITNLTTFGLTNLMSVTFNNKAYIPKAEYNQLKSVYSKFSKVMAVENYVKSNYLRDVDESKLIDGQLKGLLASLEDPYSAYMNEDEFASLIQQTSGTFGGIGVVVTPGDDNLITVVSPIEDTPGERAGIKSGDKIIKVDGVEFLGENMDKAVKVMKGEPNTKVVLTIMRKDNEGKNQVLDIEIIREMIRLVTVKSSIIDENIGYIKLTSFDDLTYKDFKTELDKLGKNNIEGLIIDLRNNPGGLLDICAQIADELLGEGDIVYTETKSGEREYLKSKKSMVNYPLVLLVNNGSASASEILAGAIKDHNRGMLIGTTTFGKGVVQRIRDLQDGTGLKLTISEYFTPSGTNIHGIGIEPDIVVELTEGVETIGVENLKEDNQLKRAIEEIKLKIK, encoded by the coding sequence ATGTCCAAGAAGAAAGTCATAAGTTTAATAGTTGTTTTATTATTAATCACAAATCTAACCACTTTTGGTCTAACAAACTTAATGAGTGTTACATTCAACAATAAAGCATATATTCCAAAAGCTGAGTACAATCAACTCAAATCAGTGTATAGTAAGTTTTCAAAGGTAATGGCAGTAGAGAATTATGTTAAGTCTAATTACTTAAGAGATGTAGATGAAAGCAAGTTAATTGACGGACAATTAAAAGGATTGCTTGCATCTTTAGAAGACCCATATTCAGCTTATATGAATGAGGATGAGTTTGCTTCACTGATACAACAAACAAGTGGAACATTTGGGGGAATTGGTGTTGTAGTTACTCCAGGAGACGACAATCTTATTACAGTTGTTTCACCAATAGAAGATACACCAGGAGAAAGAGCAGGGATTAAGAGTGGAGATAAGATAATAAAGGTAGATGGTGTTGAGTTTCTAGGAGAAAATATGGATAAGGCTGTAAAGGTGATGAAGGGTGAACCAAATACTAAAGTAGTTTTGACCATAATGAGAAAAGATAATGAAGGGAAAAATCAAGTATTAGATATTGAAATAATCAGAGAAATGATAAGATTAGTTACTGTTAAGTCAAGTATTATTGATGAAAATATTGGATATATCAAACTTACTTCATTTGATGATTTAACATACAAGGACTTTAAGACTGAGTTAGATAAATTAGGGAAGAACAATATTGAGGGATTGATAATTGACTTAAGAAATAATCCAGGAGGATTATTGGATATATGCGCACAAATAGCTGATGAACTATTAGGTGAGGGAGATATCGTATATACAGAAACCAAAAGCGGTGAAAGAGAATATTTAAAATCCAAGAAATCTATGGTTAATTATCCACTGGTTCTACTTGTAAATAATGGATCTGCATCAGCATCTGAAATTCTTGCAGGTGCTATAAAGGATCATAATAGAGGTATGTTAATTGGAACAACTACCTTTGGTAAAGGGGTAGTACAAAGAATTAGAGATTTACAGGATGGAACAGGATTAAAATTAACAATATCTGAGTACTTTACACCTAGTGGAACAAATATCCACGGAATTGGAATAGAGCCTGATATAGTTGTAGAATTAACAGAAGGTGTAGAAACAATAGGAGTAGAAAATCTAAAGGAAGACAATCAATTAAAAAGAGCTATAGAAGAAATAAAATTAAAAATTAAATAA
- a CDS encoding peptidoglycan DD-metalloendopeptidase family protein, which translates to MSRKMKITFLLLAVILVFNFITVYAADNVKDLKNEQKNIDKKIDQKANEIKSLEKESKNLSKQIQDLDVKMDNATIELSNVEKLLEDLEKSIEVTEIELVEAEKNIDDKKEIFNKRIRVMYKTGNVGYLEVLLASSSIKDFLSRQDMLKAIAKHDTELISYMKEQRDIVDTKKVELETKKKEVEISKNKLEVRRSDLAKATREKEDYMGRLAKNMKGLEAEVDKLNEYAKEIESKIVQLQKKTGPYSGGKMEWPVPGYSRISSPYGYRNHPILKTKKFHTGIDIPSPTGTTIVSGAAGEVIYSGTLGGYGKTIMIDHGGGIVTLYGHNSKLVASVGDNVKRGDTIAKCGSTGMSTGPHSHFEVRKDGAYQDPMPWLKGK; encoded by the coding sequence ATGTCTAGGAAAATGAAAATAACATTCTTACTATTGGCTGTAATACTAGTATTTAATTTCATTACAGTTTATGCTGCAGATAATGTAAAAGATCTGAAAAATGAACAAAAAAATATCGATAAAAAAATTGACCAAAAGGCAAATGAAATAAAGAGTTTAGAAAAAGAATCAAAGAATCTTTCCAAGCAAATACAAGATTTAGATGTAAAAATGGATAATGCTACAATTGAACTTTCCAATGTAGAAAAACTACTTGAAGATTTAGAAAAAAGTATTGAAGTGACAGAAATAGAGCTTGTTGAAGCAGAAAAAAATATTGATGATAAGAAAGAAATATTTAACAAAAGAATTAGAGTAATGTATAAGACTGGAAATGTAGGATATCTTGAGGTGCTTTTAGCTTCTTCTAGTATAAAAGATTTTTTGTCAAGACAAGATATGCTTAAAGCCATTGCAAAACATGATACGGAGTTAATATCATATATGAAGGAACAAAGGGATATCGTAGATACTAAAAAAGTGGAATTAGAAACTAAGAAAAAAGAAGTAGAGATATCCAAGAATAAGCTAGAGGTAAGAAGAAGTGATTTGGCTAAAGCTACAAGAGAGAAAGAAGACTATATGGGTAGATTAGCAAAGAATATGAAGGGCTTAGAAGCAGAAGTTGATAAATTAAATGAATATGCTAAAGAAATTGAGTCAAAAATAGTGCAATTACAGAAAAAAACAGGACCATATTCAGGAGGCAAAATGGAGTGGCCAGTTCCAGGATATTCAAGAATCAGTTCGCCTTATGGATATAGAAATCATCCTATTCTAAAGACTAAAAAGTTCCATACTGGTATAGACATACCTTCACCTACAGGAACAACAATTGTATCTGGAGCTGCAGGGGAAGTAATATATTCAGGAACCTTGGGTGGTTATGGCAAGACTATAATGATAGACCATGGTGGTGGAATAGTTACACTATATGGACATAATTCAAAATTAGTTGCATCAGTAGGAGACAATGTAAAGAGAGGGGATACTATAGCTAAATGTGGAAGCACAGGGATGTCTACTGGACCACATAGTCATTTTGAAGTAAGGAAGGACGGAGCTTATCAGGATCCAATGCCGTGGCTAAAGGGGAAATAA
- the ftsX gene encoding permease-like cell division protein FtsX produces MGFRIIKNITKQGIQGMWRNRGMGLASIGSISAVLMILGMVLILILTINNLVLEVKTKFDEVQVYLDYETELTEHELDSIEDSIKENEGVLSVIFQSKDQGLKILKEEWEEDSYILEGLEDDNPLQNSYIVQLKGIEYADAVVEKVKLIDGVEDVKYYKDIIDKLMIFANYIRFGGIVIIGILVLVSVFIISNTIKITVASRKREINIMKYVGATNGYIRGPFIIEGILFGLIGAVLSIVLLNYGYEYFFKSVSDQLYVLFTVYLVSPTLLVKDIAIMFTAIGVGIGALGSIVSLKRFLNV; encoded by the coding sequence ATGGGATTTCGTATAATTAAAAATATTACCAAACAGGGAATTCAAGGTATGTGGAGAAATCGAGGGATGGGACTGGCTTCCATTGGTTCAATATCAGCTGTACTTATGATACTTGGTATGGTATTAATATTGATTTTGACAATAAACAATCTTGTACTGGAAGTTAAGACAAAATTTGATGAAGTTCAGGTATATTTAGATTATGAAACTGAACTTACAGAACATGAATTAGACTCTATAGAAGATTCTATTAAGGAAAATGAAGGAGTATTATCAGTTATTTTTCAATCTAAAGATCAGGGTTTGAAGATATTAAAAGAAGAATGGGAAGAAGATAGCTACATATTAGAAGGATTAGAAGATGATAATCCACTTCAAAATTCTTATATTGTTCAATTAAAAGGAATAGAATATGCTGATGCAGTGGTTGAAAAAGTCAAATTAATTGATGGAGTAGAGGATGTAAAATATTATAAGGACATTATAGACAAGCTTATGATATTTGCCAATTACATTAGGTTTGGTGGAATTGTTATAATAGGTATTTTAGTATTAGTATCTGTATTTATAATTTCCAATACCATTAAAATTACAGTAGCTTCTAGAAAAAGAGAAATAAATATAATGAAATATGTTGGTGCAACCAATGGATATATTAGAGGACCTTTTATTATTGAAGGAATATTATTTGGTTTGATTGGAGCAGTTCTTTCCATAGTACTATTGAATTATGGTTATGAGTACTTCTTCAAATCAGTAAGTGATCAATTATATGTTTTGTTTACAGTATATTTAGTTTCACCAACCCTATTGGTAAAAGATATTGCAATTATGTTTACAGCAATAGGTGTGGGTATAGGAGCGTTAGGGAGTATTGTATCTTTAAAACGTTTTCTTAATGTATAA